From a region of the Xanthomonas rydalmerensis genome:
- a CDS encoding acetyl-CoA C-acyltransferase, producing MSKQIQEAYIVAATRTPVGKAPKGMFRNTRPDDMLAHVLRAVVAQAPGIDTSRIDDAIIGCAMPEGEQGMNVARIGVLLAGLPNSVAGQTINRFCSSGIQAVALAADQIRLGNADLMLAGGTESMSMVPMMGNKVALSPSVFADDHVAIAYGMGITAEKVAEEWKVSREDQDAFALASHQKAIAAIAAGEFRDEISPYEILSHQPDLAGNVIALRKKLVDTDEGPRPDSSIEGLAKLRPVFRNGQFGGSVTAGNSSQMSDGAGAVLLASEQAIKDYGLTPLARFVSFSVAGVRPEVMGIGPIEAIPKALKQAGLSKDQLDWIELNEAFAAQSLAVIRDSGLDPSKVNPLGGAIALGHPLGATGAIRTATLVHGLRRHKQKYGMVTMCIGTGMGAAGIIEAL from the coding sequence ATGAGCAAACAGATCCAGGAAGCCTACATCGTCGCCGCCACCCGCACCCCGGTCGGCAAGGCGCCCAAGGGCATGTTCCGCAACACCCGTCCCGACGACATGCTGGCGCACGTGCTGCGCGCGGTGGTGGCGCAGGCGCCGGGCATCGACACCTCGCGCATCGACGACGCGATCATCGGCTGCGCGATGCCCGAGGGCGAGCAAGGCATGAACGTGGCGCGCATCGGCGTGCTGCTGGCCGGGCTGCCGAACTCGGTGGCCGGGCAGACCATCAACCGCTTCTGCTCCTCGGGCATCCAGGCGGTGGCGCTGGCCGCCGACCAGATCCGCCTGGGCAACGCCGACCTGATGCTGGCCGGCGGCACCGAATCGATGTCGATGGTGCCGATGATGGGCAACAAGGTCGCGCTGTCGCCGAGCGTGTTCGCCGACGACCACGTGGCCATCGCCTACGGCATGGGCATCACCGCCGAGAAGGTGGCCGAGGAGTGGAAGGTGTCGCGCGAGGACCAGGATGCGTTCGCCCTCGCCTCGCACCAGAAGGCCATCGCCGCGATCGCCGCCGGCGAGTTCCGCGACGAGATCAGTCCCTACGAGATCCTCTCGCACCAGCCCGACCTGGCCGGCAACGTCATCGCCCTGCGCAAGAAGCTGGTCGACACCGACGAAGGCCCGCGCCCCGACAGCTCGATCGAAGGCCTGGCCAAGCTGCGCCCGGTGTTTCGCAACGGCCAGTTCGGCGGCAGCGTCACCGCCGGCAATTCCTCGCAGATGAGCGATGGCGCCGGTGCGGTGCTACTGGCCTCCGAGCAGGCGATCAAGGACTACGGGCTGACCCCGCTGGCCCGCTTCGTCAGCTTCTCCGTCGCCGGCGTGCGCCCGGAAGTGATGGGCATCGGCCCGATCGAGGCGATTCCGAAGGCGCTCAAGCAGGCCGGCCTGAGCAAGGACCAGCTGGACTGGATCGAGCTTAACGAAGCCTTCGCCGCGCAGTCGCTGGCGGTGATCCGCGACAGCGGCCTGGATCCGTCCAAGGTCAACCCGCTGGGCGGCGCCATCGCCCTGGGCCATCCGCTCGGGGCCACCGGCGCGATCCGCACCGCCACCCTGGTGCACGGCCTGCGCCGGCACAAGCAGAAGTACGGCATGGTCACCATGTGCATCGGCACCGGCATGGGCGCCGCGGGGATCATCGAGGCGCTGTAA
- a CDS encoding 3-hydroxyacyl-CoA dehydrogenase/enoyl-CoA hydratase family protein has protein sequence MSNPLLVRRAAVLGAGVMGAQIAAHLTNAGVDTVLFDLPAKEGPADGVVLKAIANLTKLSPAPLASPALAEAITPANYDSGLEQLRGCDLIIEAIAERMDWKQDLYKKIAPFVADHAVLASNTSGLGINALSDVLPEQLRHRFCGVHFFNPPRYMHLAELIPAKHTEPAVLEGLESFLVTTLGKGVVYAKDTPNFIGNRIGVFSILSTIHHTEQFGLGFDEVDGLTGPLVGRPKSATYRTSDVVGLDTMAHVIKTMGDTLPNDPWHAFFKAPKWLEALIGKGALGQKTGAGIFRKVGKDIVVLDLQKQDYRPADRAAAPDVVEILKIKNPAEKFAKLRESQHPQAQFLWATFRDLFHYSAYHLADIAETARDVDLAIRWGYGWALGPFETWQAAGWKQVAQWIADDIAAGKSMSSAPLPNWVFDGRDGVHAAEGSYSPARDAKLPRSALPVYKRQRFPDPLLGEKFAQGETVFENDGLRMWHDGDDIAVVSFKTKMNTVSDQVLDGLQEAVGRAEKDFKGLVLWQHKEPFSAGADLAGALGLLQAGKVDAFEAMVANFQATSQRIKYSLVPVVAAVRGLALGGGCEFQMHSAKTVAALESYIGLVEAGVGLLPAGGGLKEIAVRAAQAAGPGGDVFAELKKTFETVAMAKVSTSAVNAKELGLLRGTDKVVFNSYESLYIAKAEARALAEGGYRPPLPARRIQVAGDVGIATFKMLLVNMLEGRFISEYDYEIATRIATVLCGGEVDRGALVDEEWLLKLERKHFVELAQQEKTQARIGHMLKTGKPLRN, from the coding sequence ATGTCCAATCCCCTGCTCGTCCGCCGTGCCGCCGTCCTGGGCGCGGGCGTGATGGGTGCGCAGATCGCTGCGCACCTGACCAACGCCGGCGTCGACACCGTGCTGTTCGACCTCCCCGCCAAGGAAGGCCCCGCCGATGGCGTGGTGCTCAAGGCGATCGCCAACCTGACCAAGCTCAGCCCGGCGCCGCTGGCCAGCCCTGCCCTGGCCGAGGCCATCACCCCGGCCAACTACGACTCCGGCCTGGAGCAGCTGCGCGGCTGCGACCTGATCATCGAAGCCATCGCCGAACGCATGGACTGGAAACAGGACCTGTACAAGAAGATCGCGCCGTTCGTGGCCGACCATGCGGTGCTGGCCTCCAACACCTCCGGCCTGGGCATCAACGCCCTGTCCGACGTGCTGCCGGAGCAGCTGCGCCACCGCTTCTGCGGCGTGCACTTCTTCAACCCGCCGCGCTACATGCACCTGGCCGAGCTGATCCCGGCCAAGCACACCGAACCGGCGGTGCTGGAAGGCCTGGAAAGCTTCCTGGTCACCACCCTGGGCAAGGGCGTGGTCTACGCCAAGGACACCCCGAACTTCATCGGCAACCGCATCGGCGTGTTTTCGATCCTGTCCACCATCCACCACACCGAGCAGTTCGGCCTGGGCTTCGACGAGGTCGACGGCCTCACCGGCCCGCTGGTCGGCCGTCCGAAGTCGGCGACCTACCGCACCTCCGACGTGGTCGGCCTGGACACCATGGCGCACGTCATCAAGACCATGGGCGACACCCTGCCCAACGACCCATGGCATGCCTTTTTCAAGGCGCCGAAGTGGCTGGAAGCGCTGATCGGCAAGGGCGCGCTGGGCCAGAAGACCGGCGCCGGCATCTTCCGCAAGGTCGGCAAGGACATCGTGGTGCTGGACCTGCAGAAGCAGGACTACCGCCCGGCCGACCGCGCCGCCGCGCCGGACGTGGTCGAGATCCTGAAGATCAAGAACCCGGCCGAGAAGTTCGCCAAGCTGCGCGAGAGCCAGCATCCGCAGGCGCAGTTCCTGTGGGCGACCTTCCGCGATCTGTTCCACTACAGCGCCTACCACCTGGCCGACATCGCCGAGACCGCACGCGACGTGGACCTGGCGATCCGCTGGGGCTACGGCTGGGCGCTGGGTCCGTTCGAGACCTGGCAGGCCGCCGGCTGGAAGCAGGTCGCGCAGTGGATCGCCGACGACATCGCCGCCGGCAAGAGCATGAGCAGCGCGCCGCTGCCGAACTGGGTGTTCGACGGCCGCGACGGCGTGCATGCCGCCGAAGGCTCGTACAGCCCGGCGCGCGACGCCAAGCTGCCGCGCTCGGCGCTGCCGGTGTACAAGCGCCAGCGCTTCCCCGATCCGCTGCTGGGCGAGAAGTTCGCACAGGGCGAGACCGTGTTCGAGAACGACGGCCTGCGCATGTGGCACGACGGCGACGACATCGCCGTGGTCAGCTTCAAGACCAAGATGAACACCGTCTCCGACCAGGTGCTGGACGGCCTGCAGGAAGCGGTGGGCCGCGCCGAGAAGGACTTCAAGGGCCTGGTGCTGTGGCAGCACAAGGAGCCCTTCTCCGCCGGTGCCGACCTGGCCGGCGCGCTGGGCCTGCTGCAGGCCGGCAAGGTCGACGCGTTCGAGGCGATGGTCGCCAACTTCCAGGCCACCAGCCAGCGCATCAAGTACTCGCTGGTCCCCGTGGTCGCAGCGGTGCGTGGGCTGGCGCTGGGCGGCGGCTGCGAGTTCCAGATGCACAGCGCCAAGACCGTGGCCGCGCTGGAGAGCTACATCGGCCTGGTCGAGGCCGGCGTGGGCCTGCTGCCGGCCGGCGGCGGCCTCAAGGAGATCGCGGTGCGCGCGGCGCAGGCCGCGGGTCCGGGCGGCGACGTGTTCGCCGAACTAAAGAAGACCTTCGAAACCGTGGCCATGGCCAAGGTCTCGACCTCGGCGGTCAACGCCAAGGAACTGGGCCTGCTGCGCGGCACCGACAAGGTGGTGTTCAACAGCTACGAGTCGCTGTACATCGCCAAGGCCGAGGCGCGTGCCCTGGCCGAGGGCGGCTACCGCCCGCCGCTGCCGGCGCGACGCATCCAGGTCGCCGGCGACGTCGGCATCGCCACCTTCAAGATGCTGCTGGTCAACATGCTGGAAGGCCGCTTCATCAGCGAGTACGACTACGAGATCGCCACCCGCATCGCCACCGTGCTGTGCGGCGGCGAAGTCGACCGCGGCGCACTGGTGGACGAGGAATGGCTGCTCAAGCTCGAGCGCAAGCACTTCGTCGAACTGGCCCAGCAGGAGAAGACCCAGGCGCGCATCGGGCACATGCTCAAGACGGGTAAGCCGTTGAGGAACTGA
- a CDS encoding TetR/AcrR family transcriptional regulator encodes MAKQAHFSTKDRILSAAEELFAQHGFSGTSLRQVTSQADVNIAAVNYHFGSKENLVNEVFRRRMDEMTAARMAQLEAAQRQHPGQLGPVLAAFVEPALAMAQDRQSGGAFVRVIARAYAENNDSLRQFLSDHYGHVLREFGKAIAACVPGLSKQELYWRLDFLAGALTYAMADFGLIKRPAGVSEGAHRAHAARELIRFAEAGFLAHSAP; translated from the coding sequence ATGGCAAAGCAAGCGCACTTTTCGACCAAGGACCGCATCCTCAGCGCGGCCGAGGAACTGTTCGCGCAGCACGGCTTTTCCGGCACCTCGCTGCGCCAGGTCACCAGCCAGGCCGACGTCAATATCGCCGCGGTGAACTACCACTTCGGGTCCAAGGAAAACCTGGTCAACGAGGTGTTCCGGCGGCGCATGGACGAAATGACCGCCGCGCGCATGGCGCAGCTGGAGGCCGCGCAGCGGCAGCATCCCGGCCAGCTCGGCCCCGTGCTGGCGGCCTTCGTCGAGCCGGCCCTGGCGATGGCCCAGGATCGGCAGAGCGGCGGCGCCTTCGTGCGGGTGATCGCCCGCGCCTACGCCGAGAACAACGACAGCCTGCGCCAGTTCCTGTCCGACCACTACGGCCACGTGCTGCGCGAGTTCGGCAAGGCCATCGCCGCCTGCGTGCCCGGGCTGAGCAAGCAGGAACTGTACTGGCGCCTGGATTTCCTGGCCGGCGCCCTGACCTACGCCATGGCCGACTTCGGCCTGATCAAGCGCCCCGCCGGCGTCAGCGAGGGTGCCCACCGCGCCCACGCCGCCCGCGAACTCATCCGTTTCGCCGAAGCCGGCTTTCTCGCCCACTCGGCTCCCTGA
- the ndk gene encoding nucleoside-diphosphate kinase: MALERTLSIIKPDAVAKNVIGEIYSRFEKAGLKVVAAKYKQLSRREAEGFYAVHRERPFFNALVEFMISGPVMIQALEGENAVAAHRDLLGATNPKDAAPGTIRADFADSIDANAAHGSDSVENAANEVAYFFAATEVVSR, translated from the coding sequence ATGGCGCTGGAGCGCACCCTGTCCATCATCAAGCCCGACGCCGTCGCCAAGAACGTCATCGGCGAAATCTACTCGCGCTTCGAGAAGGCCGGCCTGAAGGTCGTGGCCGCCAAGTACAAGCAGCTGTCGCGCCGCGAGGCCGAGGGCTTCTACGCCGTGCACCGCGAGCGCCCGTTCTTCAACGCGCTGGTCGAGTTCATGATCTCCGGCCCGGTGATGATCCAGGCGCTGGAAGGCGAGAACGCCGTGGCCGCGCACCGCGACCTGCTGGGCGCCACCAATCCGAAGGACGCCGCGCCGGGCACCATCCGCGCCGACTTCGCCGATTCGATCGACGCCAACGCCGCGCACGGCTCGGATTCGGTCGAGAACGCCGCCAACGAAGTGGCGTATTTCTTCGCCGCCACCGAAGTGGTTTCGCGCTAA